The DNA region GCCTGCTGCAGCGGGTGCAGTTGATCGCCGTCGGCCAGGCCCTCGATCGTGGTGACCCGGGCGCCCTCCAGGCGTACCGCGAGCGTCAGGCAGGAGTTCACCCGCTGCCCGTCGACCAGGACCGTGCACGCTCCGCAGGCCCCGGCGTTACAGCCCTTCTTCGAGCCGGTCAGCTCGAAGTGCTCGCGCAGCAGATCCAGCAGCGAGGTGCGGTTGTCGACGGTGAGCGTGCGCCGGGTGCCGTTCACCGTCAGGGACACATGGCTGGAGGGCGACGTATCGGCGGCGGCCGCTTCCTCCGGGCCGAGATATGTTCCCCCGATCACACCGCCCG from Streptomyces sp. NBC_00258 includes:
- a CDS encoding (2Fe-2S)-binding protein, with translation MSTEVPESAVPPPAGAGDSSPAPSRRTFIATTGAVGGAVVAGGVIGGTYLGPEEAAAADTSPSSHVSLTVNGTRRTLTVDNRTSLLDLLREHFELTGSKKGCNAGACGACTVLVDGQRVNSCLTLAVRLEGARVTTIEGLADGDQLHPLQQAFVDQDAFQCGYCTPGQIMSGVGCIKEGHTGSPEEIREWMSGNICRCGCYVKIVRALEQTAGRK